The window CACAAGGGAAATGGATAGTACACTTTGCACTGTAGAAGGTTTAAAATACGACTGCTACCATTTTTCCACATCTGCGGACTAACCACTATCTTTGCAGATCATGAATTGGACCAATCATATCCTTGCCACTTTCAAGTCAAGATGATAAGTTTTTACCAAGTAGTTTGGCACGCTTGCGTTGCCTTTCTGGTTATTCCTGGCTCCTGAGCCGAAGATGATTACCAAAAAACTGatcagagggggggggggggggttgttgATGCGAGAAGTAGCTGCTTCATGCAAATTTGCATAAACAGAGTAGGCATCAAAGAGTCTGAACATTCGCATAATGACTTGTATGCACCCATTATTGAGCTTCAGAAATGCGGAAAACAATGGAAGGGTCACTTTTATAACATACTGAACTGCAAAGCATCAACAGACAAAATCTCTAATCATGCATCACAGGGATTCTGACCAGTGAAATGTGCCTACCGTATGGTCCAAGAAGAAATTGGAAAATCGGGTAGAAGAAATCCCTAATCATGTAGCCTTGTTCAAATTGGCTACGTGCAAGGTTAGTCAACGAAAACAATGTGTTCCGCACGGCTGGTATGAACAAACATGATCGCGGGTATAATTGTCTGGTTACGGTGCGGCCACAAGATTACAAAAAGATAGTGCAAAAGACAGGGCAAGTGGGCAGGCTTTCAGCTGAAAGCACACATGAAACATCCTAGCAAAGGTTGGTACCGTCCTGCTTGATGGTTGAGCAACCAGGTTGCCTTAGTTGGAGATGGTATGACTTGTATATATGGATCTCCAATTTCACCATTTGAATTAGATCACtaatttcctttctccctttccCAAAATATAATAACTTTTTGATTTGGTCAAAGTCAAATattttcatctttgaccaataatatcttcaaaaataattacttaCATGTTGTGATAGTTGGTTTCATTATGAATAAACAGGTACCACTTTTATGttgacaacttttatttttttttactatCTACGGTCAAAGTTTAAAAGATTTAACTCTAAGAAAACCTAAAAAATTAGCTATATTCTGGCCTGGGACAGAGCTAGTACTTGCATAGGAGGACTAAAATGGAAAGGGGATAACTCTATACACCAAATATAGTATGCGAGGCACTGCCCAAGTGGCCAGGTCCATGCTCACATGGATTGGACTCTTGATCACTCCTCGTGTGGCCTTATTCATCTTCTTATTAGTGGAAGAGTTCCACTTTCCAACAACTGCAAGTAGGCAATGGGATTATACAATTCGGAGTTTCTGATCGCAATCTCATGGAGAGGAAGAGTCCAGCAGTAATCTAATCAGTGTGCTCGGTGCTCAATGCGCATTGACCAAACTCCCCCATCCGCACCGGCACCGCACCCTTGCCTGCTTTATCTTGGCCTGCCGAGCCACGACTCCCACGAGTGGCAGCATGGCGCACGACCGTGCTGATGCTGTGCATCACTCTCACTTACTGGTAGCTCGCACCTCGCAGCGGACTGACGATCTTTGTCCGCTCCTGCTCGTCCGTCACTGATGACTGATGATCTTTGTCCACCACTGGCCACCGTCTCATGCTGTCGGCTCTTCGCTTAAATTCATCAGCGTTTCAAGAATCCAAAGCTTGTGATTACAGATCAACAAGGTTTAACTAACATGGAGCCGGTGATGGCAAGGATTCATCTCGTATTGGTGCTGTGcgtggcggccgcggcagcagcgCTGATGGCTtctccgggcgccgccgccggcgagggcgcggcggcaaCGGCGCAGGAGCTGCGGCGAGGCTTCTCGGCAACCCACGACCAGTCCTACTCGCAGTTCCAGCCGGTGCTCGCCGACCCCACCGGCGCCTTCGCGCTCGGCTTCCTCCGCGTCAACACCACCTTGCTGGACCTCGCCGTCCTCCACCTCCCGTCGGCCTTCCCGCTCTGGCGCGCGATCCCCGACCACCCGGCGCCCTGGTccgcgccggcctccctctcctTCGACGGCGGCCTCGTCCTCACCGACCGCGCGGCCAACAAGGTGCTCTGGTCCGCCGCCTCTGCCTCGGCCGGGGACCGCGTCGTCCTCCTCAGCACGTCCAACCTCCAAATCCAGAGCACCAGTGCTGGTGTGGTGTGGCAGAGCTTCGACAACCCGTCGGACACTATCGTCCAGGGCCAGAACTtcacctccgcggcggcgctctacACCCTCAACCGGCGCTTCGCGATGCGGCTTGGGAGCAACTACTTCGCGCTCTAcatcgagccgccgccgtcgggtggcgtcgccgccgccatgtaCTTCAAGCACACGGCGTTGGAGGCCAAGGCCCAGATCGTGACCGGCGGCGGGCCGACCTACGCGCGCGTGGAGCCCGACGGCTTCCTCGCCATGTACCAGGAGGAGGGGCCGCCCGCCGACGTGCTCTCGTTCGACACCTTCAACCGCGGCGTCCGTGCCCTCCGCCGCATGACCCTGGAGCCCGACGGCAACCTCCGCGCCTACTACTGGGACGGCACCCGGTGGGCCGCCGACTACACCGCCATCACCGAGGTCTGCGAGCTCCCCACCACCTGCGGAGCCTACAGCGTCTGTGCGCCGCCCAGCGGCGGGTGCGAGTGCCTGGCGAACGCCACCGACGGTtcgggctgcgccgccgccgccgcagggggcAGCCTGTGCGGCACCCCTGGCGGGGAGGTCGGCGGGCTGTACAGGACGGTGCGGCGGCAGGGCGTGGAGCCGGTGAACAAGGAGCTGCTGGGGTTGGAGCacgcggcgtcggcgacggacTGCGAGGCGCGGTGCGAGCGCAACTGCAGCTGCTGGGGCGCGGTGTACAGCAACGGCACGGGCTACTGCTACCTCCTCGACTACCCGGCGCAGCTGCTGGTGGGGGGCGACGAGCGTAAGCTTGGCTACTTCAAGGTCAGGAGcctggaggaggcggccgggagcgggcggagcggcggcggcggcggcgcgagcggggtCAAGGCTGCGCTGCTCACTGTCGGCgtcgcggcggtggccggcgcggccgcgttCGGGGCGTACAGGGTGTGGGACAGGAGGCGACGGGCTGCCGCGGACGCGAGGCGGCAGCTGGGCGCCGTCGACGGCGGACTCTCGCCGGGGCCATACAAGAACCTGGGGTCCTTCAGCTCCGTCGAGCTCACCAACTCCTTCCGGAGGTAGCCAGGTCTGGGATGCGAAGTTGTCCAATAGACCGTGCGGCCGCCGGGATCTCCCCGCCGTGAAGGGACGAGGCGCAGCGCCGGCCAGGCGCTCGGGTCGGCGAGAACGGCGGCTATCAGAGTTCAGAGAGCTGAGAAGGCAAGCAAAGGTGGAAGGGCCCAACCGAAATCGATTTCTCAATATTGTATGAAAAAGATTTCCACTTCTTGTCATGGGCTGATTTTCTAGAGCTGGGCCCAATATCAAATGAAGGTGTCCGTGTAAAGCCCAAAGGGCCTCCAAGCATTGTTAGCAAGAACAAAAACCTTACTTGTGGAGTCATAAGAAATGGACACAGGGAGCAAAATTTGAATATTAAATTTGGTAGGGGCCGCGCGAACGCGTACCCCATTCTACCACAAATTATGACATCCACTCTCCCATTTAGGAAGATGGTAGGCCAGCGCACCCACCAAGTGCAATGTGGGCCACTAACCTAGGCCATGCCCCTTCTTGATCGGGCATCAACCCTGTCCAGGTAAGTATGGAGCAACGTCGCCCCTGGCCTTCGCTTTGTAGCTCGCTCTCCCGTCCTACCCTCCTCGAACTGCCAAGGTGGTACTaatcgcgcgcgcgccgcctgcctgccactctgctgctgcttgcgAGTCCGAACCGCGGGCTTTGTTTTTCCGTGGGCCGATTTATTACTGGGCCTTCACGTTCGGCCCGAATACAGAGAGCCTTTCGTTCTAAACCGATTTTTCCTTGCGAAATCTATGTCACAACTGAAACTAATTCTCAAAAATAAAAATGTCAGCATTGAAACTCTCGTAGCGCCAGCATGGCCTTCAAGCTACTGATCACGtaagaacaagaacaagtgcTTCAATCATTTCAACTAAGACTGTACAAGCAAGCGCAATGAGCTTCACGAAATCAGAATAAAGAAGCCTGTTAAAACCAGATTACATTTTCCCCAAAGACTAGCCCCTAATCACGGTCGCGATCTCAATTCACAACACTGTTCCGGCCGTTCCATGTAAACACAGCGTGTGTCAGCGTGCGCTACCTAGCAATgctccgacgcggcggcggcgctcccgctcTGCCTCGCCGTCTCGGCGCAGGGAGAATGGCGGTCGgcaccgacggcggcggcaaggctCGGGCTGTCGGGGGAGGCAGGCTCTTCGGTGATGATCTCCAGCCGGCCATCCGCGTCGGCCGCCCGCGGTGACGCGGTGTCGTCGGACGAGGACGCCGGAACATGGTGGGAGGAGGCCTCcctcgcggcgtcggcggcgccggcgacgacgacgctgtagtccggcgccgcggcgcggtTGCCGCCGCTGGCCTTGGAGCGCAGGGAGGCGCGGCAGACCGGGCAGGTGGGGTGCTGCCGGAGCCAGGCGTCGATGCAGGGCGCGTGGAAGGCGTGGCCGCAGGCCGGCAGCACGCGCACCACGTCCTTGGCCTCGTACTCCTCCAGGCACACCGTGCACCTGCACACCACAAGCACAGGCGAACGACGTTCAGTTCAGCCCATGGAAATTCTCTGCTGTGCGCGAAGCGTTAGActtctttttttcttgattCGTCAGGATTGCAATTGCATGAATGCTGATCGTGGTGATCGTGTAGTGTTCTGTAGGCATGTTAATCGTTAAGACATTAAGAAGAAAGAATACCGTGCAGTGGCCGTTAAACTGACAAAACTGATAGAATGTTTCAGGGTTGCTTTCACAGTGACTCTGCACACGTCAACCTCAATTTTACAAATCTGAAATTGATAGCCAATATGGCCTTTCAAATGGTGAGCTAAGCCAGTTTCAGAACCGCAAGTGCACTCAACttagattcttttttttttgcagcaatTTAAACCCTCTTCTTCTAGACCAACCTGATAGCACTGTTTGCAGGGTTGCTTTCACTTTGAGTCTGTGCCTATGCCAACCTGATTTTACAATTCCCAAATTGGCAGTCAATGTGGCCTTTCAAATTGGTGTGATAAGCTAGTTTCAGAACGGCAAGTGCACATAACCTAAACAtaccctttttttctttcagaaATTTAAAACCTCTTCTTTTAGGCTTTCGCAATCGCATTGGTCGTCTGTGGGCTGCAAAAGGGGTTTATGGATTCTCTACTGCCATGGTCTACAAATGGTAATAGGTTTAGAACACCGAGGGTGCCAGCCAATTGTGGCAAAATGCGACTTGGTCCATGAGACCATGATCCATCCATCTGTTGATGGCCAATTGGTCATCGCAAGTTGCGAAATGCAGCGAAAACATGTGCAGTTGAGCATGATGCACGCACGGATAAGAACTAAGCAGATTTACCGCAAAGAACAGAGAGGAGGATCGGAAGAGGAAGGCGATATCTTACTGCGCCTCCTGCACCGGCGGCCGCTgcgggccgccgtcgccgagcttGACGGTGGGGAAGGTCGTCACCACGGAGGGCTCCAGCCCGTGGATCCCGCGCTCCACCTGAATCGAAGTTGATTCCCAACAAGAGTCACAATCATGGAAGAGGATAACGCGGATGATGTGGGGAAGGAGTAggggaaggggcggcggccgcctcaCGTTGTAGGCCGAGACGACGaaggcgtcgccggcggcgcggtcgtcggccgcggcggccctggACAGGTGGAGGCGCGCGCAGAGCAGCCTGGTGAAGACGAAGAGCACGAAGAAGGCGCTGACCGAGAAGGCCATCGCCGTGGTCACCATGTTCATgccgcccatgccgccgccgccgccgcccttggaaTCTGACATTGCTCCAGCATCTCagtccggcgcggcgcggcggcccccCTCTGCGCAGCAACCGAGCCGCTCCGCTCATGCCCCCCGCCGCTTCTCGAATCCCGTCAGAGAAATTAACGAGCAGAAAAACATACCTGCACGGACGCCGGTCTCctcgccccggccggccgctcCGCCTCCCCGGCTGCGATTAGGGACCGACCTGCTATCCACTCAGCATcccgcctcgtcgtcgttcccgggTAATTaaagagcaggagcaggaggaagacgaagagggatagaggATAGAGGATAGAGGCAGGcatggcgatggcgatggcgatggcgatggcgaggGTGCCCTGCCCCCGCCGCGCCTAGATTTTTAATTCTTTAGCTCGCTCCTAATGGCGATAAACAATTTGTGCTCACTTACTTGTCGACCGCGGGGGGCACGGTAATCAGACGGAATCTAATGCCATTGTTAATGCGCGCCCCGTCGCCGGATTAGGCCCCGCGATTAGCAAGTCAATCCATCGTGGAGGGGCCCGGCGGGCGGCTGCCCCGAGCAAAGCGAAGGCTCTGGCCTCTCGCTTTCAGCCCAGGCCGCGGTGGCGCCAGCCCGCCCCGCCCGACGCCTAGTTTAATTCTTGTCCTCTTGGGTGCGGGCTCGAGTTAGCCGAGTGCCGTGTCGATTGTGCAGAGGGTTTTCCTCGGCCTCGCCCGCTCGGCAGATTGTGAccggatgaaaacggtcgggaacaTCGGGGAAAAAATACTCTAACCACTTtcgttttcatatttttatgcAGGAACGGGTACGGGAACGGGAGAACTCGGCCGGGAAAACGAAACCGAATACACGGGAAAATGAAATCGAAATAATTCGATCGGAAGCATGTCGATAACGATCGGGAAGCGATATTTAAAAGCGGGAACATCAATGCATGTAACCACTTCAAACGTAGAACTCGACGCAATAGATTCAACCATACATACATAATACATAGGGAAGCAAAACTATAATCCGTTATCCGTAGATAGGTAAATAGCACCACGACATAACATTAAGCCTTCACATAACAAATAACATGCCATAGTCTCATACTGTCATAACCGATAACATGCCATCACAGTCAACACAACAAAAGTCCACACTCATACAAATAATAGGTGAATAGGTCCACTGTCCACAAACAGTCACACAtcgacacacacaaacacaaacACAAACACAAGAACACTGGATACACCATTTAGCTtgaacagcagcagcaagacATCTTATGAGCCAATCCAAAAACCTAGATGTCCAAGCCAAAGTCCAAGTCGTCTGCATGGGCCTCCTCATCACTATCTGTGACTTCATCATCCTATGATATTGCAATTACAAAATCTACATCAATACTTCAGTAGCATAAGTAGTATAATATATTGAATATAGTAAATCAATAAACCTGAATTGCCAATTTCGCAGCAAGGGCTTCTATAACTTCTAAATCAGTAACAATTAAACCAACTCTTTTATCTGATAAACAAAGATAAAAATCAGCAAAGgacaattatgaaaaattcatgtACAAGAACTAAATTTAAGGAGTTATTGTTACCCCTTTTTGTTGCAGCAACCCAGTCTTTTGTGCATACTAAAGCTTCAACCATCTCAGGATCCAGACGGCTGCGAAATGGATCAATTACACGGCCACCATCACTAAATGCAGACTCAGATGCAACAGTTGATACTTGAACAGCCAGCAAATCTCGTGCTATTTGGGAAAAAATAGGATACTCATCCACCTGATTCTTCCACCATGCCAAAATATCAAACTGACCACTAATTCTCAAAGGTGCATCTGCCATATATTTATCCAGCTCACTCAATTCAGCCACATCTGGTCTACTTGACTCGTATAAGTAGTTTTCAAGctcctcatcatcattatcCACTAACATATCTATTGTATCACTAGGCATATATTCACTCCCGCGATCTAGCCCTTGAAGTTGATGGTTGTGAAGCACAATAAAACTGATACAAATTCTTGATAACATCCACAAGTTCATCAACATGGGACTGATATgcatgaccatgaaattttctCATGTAGAATTCTATTAGCCTTTTCTTATACCTAGGATCTAGGAAGCATGCAACAGTAAGGGTGGTGCTGgactttttccaatatttttcaAACTTTTTTGCTCATAGAAGTAGCAATTGCACTAATAGTGGTATCTTGACTATCACACCAATCATCAAGTAAGATCTTTATCTCACAAAACCCTCTATAGAATAGATTTGCAGTTGGATATAAAGTACCAGAGAGAAG is drawn from Panicum virgatum strain AP13 chromosome 1N, P.virgatum_v5, whole genome shotgun sequence and contains these coding sequences:
- the LOC120655917 gene encoding PAN domain-containing protein At5g03700-like, translating into MEPVMARIHLVLVLCVAAAAAALMASPGAAAGEGAAATAQELRRGFSATHDQSYSQFQPVLADPTGAFALGFLRVNTTLLDLAVLHLPSAFPLWRAIPDHPAPWSAPASLSFDGGLVLTDRAANKVLWSAASASAGDRVVLLSTSNLQIQSTSAGVVWQSFDNPSDTIVQGQNFTSAAALYTLNRRFAMRLGSNYFALYIEPPPSGGVAAAMYFKHTALEAKAQIVTGGGPTYARVEPDGFLAMYQEEGPPADVLSFDTFNRGVRALRRMTLEPDGNLRAYYWDGTRWAADYTAITEVCELPTTCGAYSVCAPPSGGCECLANATDGSGCAAAAAGGSLCGTPGGEVGGLYRTVRRQGVEPVNKELLGLEHAASATDCEARCERNCSCWGAVYSNGTGYCYLLDYPAQLLVGGDERKLGYFKVRSLEEAAGSGRSGGGGGASGVKAALLTVGVAAVAGAAAFGAYRVWDRRRRAAADARRQLGAVDGGLSPGPYKNLGSFSSVELTNSFRR
- the LOC120655918 gene encoding RING-H2 finger protein ATL2-like isoform X2, with the protein product MGGMNMVTTAMAFSVSAFFVLFVFTRLLCARLHLSRAAAADDRAAGDAFVVSAYNVERGIHGLEPSVVTTFPTVKLGDGGPQRPPVQEAQCTVCLEEYEAKDVVRVLPACGHAFHAPCIDAWLRQHPTCPVCRASLRSKASGGNRAAAPDYSVVVAGAADAAREASSHHVPASSSDDTASPRAADADGRLEIITEEPASPDSPSLAAAVGADRHSPCAETARQSGSAAAASEHC
- the LOC120655918 gene encoding RING-H2 finger protein ATL2-like isoform X1, yielding MSDSKGGGGGGMGGMNMVTTAMAFSVSAFFVLFVFTRLLCARLHLSRAAAADDRAAGDAFVVSAYNVERGIHGLEPSVVTTFPTVKLGDGGPQRPPVQEAQCTVCLEEYEAKDVVRVLPACGHAFHAPCIDAWLRQHPTCPVCRASLRSKASGGNRAAAPDYSVVVAGAADAAREASSHHVPASSSDDTASPRAADADGRLEIITEEPASPDSPSLAAAVGADRHSPCAETARQSGSAAAASEHC